The window ATTGTGcctctaaaaaagaatattcgaGAATATAATATACCTTTTAATTATGGCAACATCGCCCTTATAAACAAGgtgttattacataaaaaacgtTTGGATAGCAGGCATCTGACTGTACTATGTAAGTACAGTGGTCTTTACATGAAGTCATCGTAATCGTCATCGAAGTTTCCGTAAGCGTCGTATTGATTCAAGTGAGcctgtaaagaaatataaaattaaacttacaaatttcaaaatgtgGAAAGTGATTTCTTAAATACTAATAATCAAtcgaatttgataaaatacacAATATGTATTTCCATGACTGTTCCCCAAGTTTGTGGAATATGCCAGATAATTTCCCGCGAcctcgtccgcgtggaatagttattttgggcatcattgaagccctcaaggatgaataattttccccggattttttcacatattccattatttcttcgctcctaatagttgcaatgtgatgttatatagcctaaagacttcctcgataaaaggtctattcaacgcaaaaataatttttcaattcgaaccagtagttcctgagattagattagcgcgttcaaacaaacaaactcttcagctttataatattagtatatattttactggGAATCCAACCCAGCACCTAATGACTAGGCAAACATATTACCACTATACTAAAGATGGCGACATATCCAAATAATGAATTATCTGCTCTgcattctattaaattatattattaataatttatctgtTACAAGTTATCGTACAAAGATAAAACACGTAAATACCATTACATCTTATcattttatcaaacaaaagGTTGTGTTACGTCACGTCAATAAATGGAACTTGCTttgaaatgacaaaaaaaaaactaaccaaTATTCATCACAaaagataatacatacatacatatggtcacgtctatatcccttgcagggtagacagagccaacagtcttgaaaagactgaatggccacgttcagctatttggcttaacaatagaattgagattcaaatagtgacaggttgctaacctatcgcctaaaaaagaatcccaagtttgcaagcctatccattagtcgccttttacgacatccatgggaaagaggtggagtggtcctattcttttttgtattggtgccgggaaccacacagctaGCTATATATAGCTATAGCTACACAAGATAATATGCGAGCCAATGCACTTAAAACtgagtataataaaaatctaattcaTTGGAGTGAGAAAATAAAGCAGACATATAGGGTCCTGGTACCTTTTCTTCACATCAATAAATGGATCTTgttcaaatgaaaaaaaccGACCAAGATTGGAGCTGTGCAGGGGGAACAGTAAACCCGCAAATATAAGAAAGAAGTACTTAAGCTAGTGATGAAATCAAAATTGTTTCATCATCATTGTGGGACATTTCAtttgtgcattcgtccatgatttcgatttaagagatctatatttgtatattgacgtccgatgaaaatgctgcagtgtagtttgttccgccgcttcttctacacatgcgatttggaagcggtagtagttataattagatttaagtgatgtgacgtcaataagtgataacttatatccaattttaaaaataaatctattctattctatttaaaacTTAGTATTTGTCACATCTTGCTATCACAACATTGTTTGACATTTAGTGTCGCTTCTAAAGCGTCAGTGGAGAAGAAgcagattcttttttttctacctCTGAAATCTCTTCTAATGTGCCTTGTCCTACAAATCTTTCATACCGTACACATTCACTACACATTATAATCATTAACTTGTCTTCCCTTTACTAACAATACATATTtgttgtatttgtattttcgtGATTGTACATTTGTTAACCTTCTCCTTTCAGATCCTATACCATCCAATTTCGTAGCTTCGTGTCTCtgacattggcagaatcaccgaaaatccggtggaagccataatatagaaaagaaagaaagaagcaGAAAACAAATTTCACAGAAGCATTTCcaatccaaacttagaattataaatatgtagagAGGATAAATTTGggttatgataaataaataattgttatgtACTCACATTGTCACCTTCTACTTTTAATTTTGCCTTCCCTTTGCCCTTTGTTGGTTTTTTCGCCTTGTCATTCTTCTCAGCCTTCTGTTTTTCAATGTAGAGATTATCCACGCAGAGTTTTATCCGCTTGATGTCAGCTGAAGCCACTGAAATGGAGaattaatacattttgatTATAACAAACTAGCGAACCGCCCTGGCTTCGCACAGGTAgcatttattgatataaacaTTCTTCAGAATGGCTCATATCcaaattttgatataaaccTTCTTCAGAAAACCCCTTTCCAGCATTTCAAACAGGGAACAAATTAGTCTACAAGTTTCCGAGACTTGTGCATAGATACAAACAGAGAAATAGGACTTCATAGTATGTAGTGATAAGCATTATactatgtatactaatatttaaatcattatcctgccgtgtggttcccgacacttacATAATctctatctcttttccatgtaGCTTGTAAAAGTCTATTAAGGAAAAGGTTAACAacctttggattcttctttaaagcgACGGGGTAGCAACTtgctctatttgaatctgaatttaaCTATTAAGCTATACAGTTACAAATGGttcttcagtcttttcaagactgttgttcCGTccaccctgtaagggataaagaattATGTATCAACTTACTTTGTACAAGAATACTCCTAAACAAGTCCTCCGCAAACCCGGGAAACTCTTCCCTGGCCTTATAAATGGTAATCTTCTTGCTGAGAAGGTCCGCAAACTCCGTGAACTCTGCTTTGGTGGTCGGATTGAAGGTATCCAGCTTACCACCACCGCCTTCTGATATGCCTGAAATTGAGATATATTAATTGTTAAACTACATGATTTAAAATGTGTGTGTCTGTAAAAAATGCAGTATGTGATAATCTATACTCTAATACTTCCAGCCTATCTACACTCATCATCCCCTTGGTGTCTTGCCTGGAGTAAGATAGGAAGGTATACAATTAAgataataatgttttgaaataaatcagTAATCAAATGATGAtcaaccatgatccaatttCCGGGCTAGATTCAAAGTGCAAACCCTGACTCAGCCACCAGGGGCACCTCTCCAGATATCTAATTTAACCTGAACTAACaccaggaagaagaaaaatgtttaaaataaacaggCTACTTATAAACAGGCTGCGGGTGAAGGgttgtaaagaaataaaaactggccaagtgcgagtccGACTCGACCACGAAGGGTCAGTACCATCATCacatttgttacttaaatatttattttttatatttaaatatgtagtgTTAATTAGTATTTGTTGTTATAGCGACAACGGaagtacattatttaaaaaaaattggcctctgtggcgcagcggtagtaggcttgtctgcgacaccggaggtcccgggttcgaatcccggccagggcatgatgagaaaagaactttttctgattgactgggccttggatgtttatctatacatataagtatttattataaaatatagtatcgttgagttagtatctcgtaacacaagtctcaaacttacatcgaggctaactcagtcagtgttatttgtcccgtatatatctattaatttatttattttgaaaataaatttataaagagaaaagctTGATAGAATGTAAATGCTTACCAAATGTCTCCATAGCAAGCCTTAAATCGGACTCCTCCTGCAGTTTTTGTGCACGGAGTTTCTCTGCCAATTTCTGTTCAGGAGTGAGCTCCTCTGGCTTCTCTACACTGAGACGCTCCAGTTTCTCACGTTCCATTCTCTGTGAAGAAGTGTAATAATTCTTTAGAAAGCCCGTTTGGTGTAGTTGTCGGAATTATCACCTCTGAACTAAGAGGCCTGGGTTTCAATCCACAGATGGGAAATTCTTTTTCAGATTGGCCTGGCTCTTAGgcttttattgatttaaatgtttattatataatgcACTAGCTGTCTCAGCAATCTTTGCtttgccatataaattttttagttaatgttaagggtggacaaccttTGTCAATTACAGAATGAAAAACAGATGTTGGCGAATCTTAAACCTACTTGAGAAACACTGAGATTAGTgcatttaaacaaacaaactcctcagctttataatattagtatagatttcatTATCACTGTCATATTTAATAGTAAGGTTTACCTACATTGAAAGGTTAGCCTGGTAAAGAATGTCATATGGCATTAAGTCTAcctattgtaaattattttaggtgCAATAACGTTTAATAAATAGACTAGTTTCAAGAGAGACAACTTTTTTTCCTGGAAATTCCAATGGACGAAGACATGGGCAATAGCCAAGATCGGAATGCAAATGACAAAGTATGAGTTTtggtaaatttaaatctttaaaccCATGATATAActagaattttattaaattcaattcaGAGACAGGTTATCTAACAGCTGTTAATTTAGGCTAATGACCTCGATTTTAGAAAGTCTGAACTTGCATCTAGAAAATCATTTATGCTATCTGCTAAGTTATTACCATACctctcgttcagctattttgtcGTGGATTTTCTTTTTAGGTTTTGGTGCTGGTGGGGGCATATCCTTTTTCTCCTCATCTTTTTTCTCTTCTTCCTCGTCTTCCCAACTTTcctaaaaaacgaaaaagatATCAACACGTATGCAAACATTTTGAGGTTATCTTTAGAACCTTCAGGAAATCACGACGCAAGAAATGATGTGGAAATAGAGATATTTATTTCGGTTTTTGGCACGATAGACTTACCTTGACGTTGTCTTCCTCGTCTTCGCCCTCCCATTTATTCGAAGTTGTCAACGTGGTCGGGAGCTTAGGCTCAAAATTTTCCGAATCTGGAAAACACATGAAATATGACATCACGTTGACACAAAGCCAAAAATCAATATGTAAGTCGCAGTCCAACACTTACCCCACGACTCATCCATATTTACGGGTCTTTTCTAGCACCAATACTAATTTTTGTAACCGTTTCACTCTATGACAAAATCAGACAGCGACTATCTTGCTGCTGCAATGATTTTTTATCACAAGATGTCCCCAGGGTCGACCGAGAATATACTGACAATACTCTCAAGCGAATTTTGTCAAACGACCGAGGCTTTTCTGCAATGACCGCGACCGAATTGGGAAACGATGGGCAATTGACATAATTTTGGCGAAATcccaacaaaaatataatcaaaatttgaTAAGCAAAAATATGACTCCATCGCAGGCGATAATTATCCGAATcactaaaattttcaatatggCGGAAAGAAATGTtgccattaaaataaaaacaatatttttttgttaataatcgATTCATAAccgattaaattttaatattgtggAAGCTCATTTTTTAGGATATATTTCCTCTACTGTAGCTAAAGAATCGCTATAATCgcttaaaattttagaaattataCCTTTAATCGAATGAAGTTGATAAATACCCTAAGTTTTTAGACAAGTATGTGATTTCGttcgatatttaaatttcactttCAGCTGTAACTTTTTTAAGTGGGTAACTGGCCTGTCATACTGTTTtgaatcttatttaaattaaggcaTGACCATATAgattcatataatataaactaaacCTAATACAATATAGTACAATGGCAAAGcgaaaaatagaaatatttgtgGAAATACAAAATGAGAGAGATTTTCATCATATTTTAGATTCAAATGATGATAAACTTATTTGTAAGTTGCAATTAGAATCTAACGCGCAAACGTTGAATGTTATTGAATGATTCTATTATGTTAGGTTCGCCGTCAAGTCTGCTAAGTACTGTAACGTTGATCCTCATCATTGCTTATTTTTCACATCAGGCGCTGAAATCTATTGCTCCTATTTCGGATCCTGCACTTGTCTCGACAGACTGTTTACTACTATAAAGTTGGATTGGTGCAACagtaaaatgattttattgaagGTGAGAGtcgattgatttttttatgaactgaTATGGGCGCACATCttcgtttgttttttataaactatGATGTAAACCTCATTATATAATTCTCAAGTTTCAATGAGCacatcatatacatatacctcatcttattcttaattaattaGCACATCATATATACCTCatcttattcttaaaaaaatcaattaatttcagGTACCATGTGATGAAATAGAGTGCTTACAGAGATTTCGCGGTCACAGTGAACctgtttatatgtttatttctgTGAGTATATACAAATGTGAGTAGAGTAtgtctgccgtgtggttccattacaaaaagtatagaccactccatctctttcccatggatgtcgtaaaaggcgactaatggataggcttataaacttgggattcctcttttaggcgatgggctagcaacctgtcactatttgaatcttaattctatcattaagccaaatagctgaacgtggccattcagtcttttcaagcctgttggctctgtctaccccgcaagggatatagacgtgaccatatgtatgtatgtttgtagtaTGTACAACTACTGGTCATTGATAAATTTGGAAACAAAGGTAGTTGCCCTCTGCTCCGTGAGATTCAGgaaaaaagaagttttatataggtacactTGGTTTTAGGTCAAAAAGGCGAAccacgggctcctctccagagaggtgaggttGTAACTGGGACTAACGCTTGGGGCCAAGAGACTATCAGCTGCTATTAatttatctgtttttttttttaaattatattatatatatttccccttttttctttgtctgtatgtatgcgctaaacACTGAATCTTGTCGACATATTTGTTCTTGAGTTTTGTGGGTTATCTGAAGAAGGTTTATACCTATACCAAAtactacccgtgcgaagccgcgGCAGGTCACTAgtagataataaattacattgtaCAGAGAAAAAAAGCAACAAAAGTATTCCGCGGAGTGGACAGCATAAGACTAGCTCAGGTCGCGAGGGAACAAATAAGACATCTCAACAACGAAGTAGCAGGAGCAGGACCAGAAAGACCATTTTATGAGTTAGATGAAGCTACACCCGACGAACACGTAAGTATTTCATTAATGCATTAAAAAGACACAAATAAaccgtatcttgatcaaattaagaacgtcctggtaaaaggtcaggtcaaaagtacccgaaaccgccgaacttgcatgaagagagttatgaatgtggatgaagcgaaggaagtaggtatgcagagatcgtggcaagtggaaacagggtagtctctgcctacccctccgggaaagaggcgtgattttatgtatgtatcatcactacatagtataaaacaaagtcgcccattttgtctgtagtcccttcgtatgcataaaactttaaaactacgcaacggattttgatgcggttttcactaatagaaagagtattttctccgacaggtttttatatataattgaaatacattgaaactttattagctgagttatagcgatttatgtccaagaagtcagaaaaaaaatctatttgatgattgcatttgtgcgtgcgccgcttataccgttggatacaagtaagaacaatgtatagcaaaaacattggtctttattagttctacaaaaaagtccgcgatgacatatatccagcttttttatttaagtcacaaaaactacttttctgtattaaaaaaacatttaattcgttgggtgatgtttaactggtgatataaccaataatacatatatccttatcaaaataagtaagttcatcatcacgagcatttaatttagattatttttgcagtttacagtgtgttatttagacatatagtttaggagatatcacgatattagttTTGCCGTGccggtacgggccggccgcggcggcgggggcagcgtcaaataaataatattaaaaagtaggtactacgactttgatctatacatataagacaaaaaaaatctgtacattacttaaatattttttccaaaaactgatagggggggcgatcaaagaagagtcacagaatccaaaaaatattttaaacgcggttaagggaaagagaagttattgtgaattgaaaattagtatccaatatgtgttggtgcgttgactgtatttgtcgaagtagcgggatacacgcaaacgaagttgcgcgggtcagctagtgtatgtataaaataggGGTAGGTAATTAAAGACTATTTATGAGTGGACTGAGACACTCTAAAACTTAGTGTGAATGTTGACACCAGATGGAACAAAAGTATCTGTAAGTACAACAGAAGAATCAAGGACCTTAATGGGATCCCTGACGCGCCATTTTGAAAACCGTAGTCACCTCTTCAATCTTAAACGTGTCAACAGCCCAATTTGCAGGGCATGTGGTGATGAAGAGGCCTCTATGAGACATTTGAGCTTTACTTATTGCTGCGATTCGTTAGCTGGTGAACGAATTAGGCACCCCGGATCAGCTTACCCCGAACTGTAAGGCTACAGGTACTGTGCAATAGGTAATATTCTGAATTCTGAAGAGGCCTGATGCTAATGAATAATGTTTGGGGGTAAGAACAAGGCAACCCAAAGGTTTCACCCGGTCTCGGGAATCAGACAGCTTCTAAGATAAGATAAGACGTATGAGTGTATTGTACACTTACCACAGTTTCAGTTCTATCTGTTTTCACAGGAATGGATTACAACTGTGGCATTGGAAGAAAAGCGGGAGGAATTAAGTCTCCAATCTCGTCGATTCAATCGACAAGCGCAGAGGAAGCGGCACCGTGCTGAACTCATGGTGCCGCATCTGCCTCACCTGAATTTTGTGGTATTCTGGCCCCACGCTCATAACGCCCATCCCCAACTGTACGAGCGATGGGCTGAGAATagtaatttatcaaaattttctaCAACATCCTActattactattataaaggcgaaagtttgtatggatgtatggatgtttgttactctttcacgcaaaaactactgaaccgattaccatgaaatttggtatgtaggtagctgaagacccagaataacacataggctactttttatccctgagttcccgcgggattgatagggtttccatgcggacgaagtcgcgggcggcctctagtacatacataaaatcacgcctctttcccggagcggtaggcagagactacctctttccacttgccacgatctctgcatacttccttcgcttcatccatacattcataacttttctACAACTtctttatagtatttttataatgatgaaTAACACAcctttgtttgtaatatctttattgcacagacatttacacagttacaagaaatagaacatagttatcaaaataaataaatcactagCATTGGCAGACTTATTctatgaagggatctcttccagtaaaGCAGCTTTTATTGTCAGTGGTCCAAATTTTAAGGTGCCTGAATAGTAAGCTTGGCTTTGTACGAATGACTCATCATGAGGTACATCCAGGCATTTGAAAGTGCAACTACTTATAATGTTAGGTTACGAAAGATGGActggagttgcttcgtgtaaaaacctgacttaattTATCCCAGATCATGATCCTGGATATCCTGGATAAATTAAGTCAGGTAGGCGCACCTGGGGCTCCAAAGACGCAATCGGGACTCATGTGACTGGAGCGTGATGATGAGCTAATTAccattaaacatacatacatacataaaatcacgcctctttcccggaggggtaggcagatactacctctttccacttgccacgatctctgcatacttccttcgcttcatccacattcataactctcttcatgcaagctcggcggtttcgggtacttttgacctgtccctttaccaggacgtccttaatttgatcaagatacgttcgtctaggaccattaaagattttcttaaatatttttgtctagTTAAGTGTCTTAATTTTGGAACAAAATTTGCTTCAAAACGTCCTATGGTTATTACTGATTTCTGATTAATAATTTCAGGCTCTACAGAAATTTCCAAAATGGCTTCTCGTTCCTCTATTTtctttgctctgtctaccaaagtttaacttttcatttattttgacagTTCTCACCAGGGGCTATTAACCTGTTTGagaatcatattattttatttgccgtgtagttcctggcaccaatacaaaaaagaataggatcactccatctctttcccatggatgtcgtaaaaggcaattaaggcctacaaacttgggattcccttttaggcgatgggctagcaacctgtcactatatgaatctcaattctatcattaagccaattagctgaacgtggccattcagtctttccaagactgttggctctgcaagggatatagacgtgaccatatgtatgtaatcttttCAGACATATACATGGTTGCCCGTGAAGCAATCGAGCTGACTAAGGAAAAAGCAGAAGACATCCTTTACGCGGGCGATGCGCCTATTAATGAGGCGTCCATGTATTGCCTTTTATCAGGCTCTGTTCTCACGCTATGTTTCAGACTACTAGATGAAGACAAGCATTTTGTCTGTGAGTAGAGACACGGTCCAGAAGATACCTGGGTTACCACACATAGACTAATCGCATAATCTAAATTTCTTGCCGATATTATAGTACTTGTTATTTGtccttgtggttcccagcaccaatattgccgtgtggttcctggtaccaatacaaaaagaataggaccactccatctctttcccatggatgtcgtaaaaggcgactaagggataggtaggcttactaacttgggattcttctttaggcgatgggctagcaacctgtcactatttgaatctcaattctatcattaagccaaatagctgaacgtggtctttcagtcttttcaagactgttggctcagtctaccccgcaaaggatatagacgtgaccatatgtatatattttatttgtcctttttattattagtgtggcgAAGTGACACAGATACCTTCAGGGCACCAATTGGATGAAGCGtagttcattttaaaaatctatcgAATCTgatgaacatacatacctacatatatagtcacgcctattacggtagacagagcaaacttAACATAATGTGTGTGCGTCTAtactatacctactaataaagGACGTCCGCGACTCCGCCGGCGTATTcccattcccgcgggaaattTGGggaaatcttcttttaggttctttatgtggtctagggggtgcaccctagaccacataaagaacctacatgccaaataaGACCGAACGGTATGGGCTTTGctttgatatgtcagtcagtcatgtAGATATGAAGATGTCCTAGGGAGAAACAGTATGACGTTTCTGAAGAGTTTACGAATacctataataatgtataattaatgaacgcggcctattagtgttttcaagactgttggctctgtctaccccgcaagatatgtatgtataataatgtacCAATTTTAATGGTTAGAAGGTCTTGTcagttttaataatacttcATCTTTGTCATAACAGCTCTAgtacgtaaaattttatatgaggACCGTCTACCGTTTGGGGAGGACGGTAGGGAGAGAACGGCTTTTGAACATTTCATGTCGTACAGTAAGACTAAGGGAGAAATACTTCAGAGTCGCCGGgaagaaagagaaaagaaaaaggTCAATAATGAAATCACtttgatattatatagaaaGTTTTTAACTAATGAATACCTCCAAGCGTtgcccgtgtggttcccggcacttagaaataatatatacacacacactccatctctttctaatggatgtcgttaaaggcggcgaagggaaaggcttttaaacttgacattatt of the Amyelois transitella isolate CPQ chromosome 19, ilAmyTran1.1, whole genome shotgun sequence genome contains:
- the LOC106139744 gene encoding eukaryotic translation initiation factor 3 subunit J is translated as MDESWDSENFEPKLPTTLTTSNKWEGEDEEDNVKESWEDEEEEKKDEEKKDMPPPAPKPKKKIHDKIAERERMEREKLERLSVEKPEELTPEQKLAEKLRAQKLQEESDLRLAMETFGISEGGGGKLDTFNPTTKAEFTEFADLLSKKITIYKAREEFPGFAEDLFRSILVQMASADIKRIKLCVDNLYIEKQKAEKNDKAKKPTKGKGKAKLKVEGDNAHLNQYDAYGNFDDDYDDFM
- the LOC106139731 gene encoding uncharacterized protein LOC106139731 gives rise to the protein MAKRKIEIFVEIQNERDFHHILDSNDDKLICAEIYCSYFGSCTCLDRLFTTIKLDWCNSKMILLKVPCDEIECLQRFRGHSEPVYMFISRKKATKVFRGVDSIRLAQVAREQIRHLNNEVAGAGPERPFYELDEATPDEHEWITTVALEEKREELSLQSRRFNRQAQRKRHRAELMVPHLPHLNFVVFWPHAHNAHPQLYERWAENNIYMVAREAIELTKEKAEDILYAGDAPINEASMYCLLSGSVLTLCFRLLDEDKHFVSLVRKILYEDRLPFGEDGRERTAFEHFMSYSKTKGEILQSRREEREKKKQEEIEKRKRRLSEMQRMARQARLEAVEAKRADRERQKIELLKSGKLDELNKLKDEPENYDDVELSIPIPEELPEELDEQSSEEDEDEYFPPPGLVIPGFYAPPNDIAKVNGLAILFPKLVSECVTPQPEYLPPHILVMLDISKRYVAIQALRRHRKLIIHMGIFRATTPYKAVHIAYSVKQFDATDSFTETDKLKIAFMISLEVDLAILELMDLNPTHVSRDPVSGEDECAALFPVNYGDDYPEFEDFGRVSA